The proteins below come from a single Sinorhizobium fredii genomic window:
- a CDS encoding carbohydrate ABC transporter permease produces the protein MSDLVLSTTPLEVERERSAVGTLRLVQTACILVIALVIISPLFMLLVASLKDDRFQILADMGSFRAFWVSNPTLSNFAEVGNLSGELAYGRYLLNSLIILACTVGAGLIVNSMAGFVLAWGSLRGRALMLSVVIALYVIPQESIIMPLVIMVSRAGMTDTFTVQIVPWVASPLYIFLFYQFFAQLPKELFEAAEMDGASVFRIYRSIFLPLSLPALATVSILMGIEAWNQYLWPILVTQTDYARPIAVAIATFFGQDSIYWDRAMAASVLMMIPILALYLAFQRWFVSSFVGSAVKG, from the coding sequence ATGTCTGATCTCGTCCTTTCCACAACACCGTTGGAGGTAGAGCGTGAGCGCTCCGCTGTCGGTACGCTGCGCCTCGTGCAGACCGCCTGCATCCTCGTCATCGCGCTCGTCATCATCTCGCCGCTGTTCATGCTGCTGGTGGCGAGCCTCAAGGATGATCGCTTCCAGATCCTCGCCGATATGGGCAGTTTCCGTGCCTTCTGGGTGTCGAACCCGACGCTGTCGAACTTCGCGGAGGTCGGCAACCTCTCGGGCGAGCTCGCCTACGGCCGCTACCTCCTGAATTCGCTGATCATTCTCGCATGCACCGTAGGCGCGGGCCTGATCGTCAATTCCATGGCTGGCTTCGTGCTTGCCTGGGGATCGCTGCGCGGGCGGGCCTTGATGCTGTCGGTCGTCATCGCCCTCTATGTCATCCCGCAGGAAAGCATCATCATGCCGCTCGTCATCATGGTGTCGCGCGCCGGCATGACCGACACCTTCACGGTGCAGATCGTGCCCTGGGTCGCCAGTCCGCTCTACATTTTCCTGTTCTACCAGTTCTTCGCCCAGCTTCCGAAGGAGCTCTTCGAGGCCGCTGAGATGGACGGTGCTTCCGTCTTCCGCATCTATCGCTCGATCTTCCTGCCGCTGAGCCTGCCGGCGCTCGCCACCGTCTCGATCCTCATGGGGATCGAGGCCTGGAACCAGTATCTCTGGCCGATCCTGGTAACGCAGACCGACTACGCGCGGCCGATCGCCGTCGCCATCGCCACCTTCTTCGGCCAGGACAGCATCTACTGGGATCGTGCCATGGCAGCCTCGGTCCTGATGATGATCCCGATCCTCGCCCTCTATCTCGCCTTCCAGCGCTGGTTCGTAAGTTCCTTCGTTGGCTCCGCCGTGAAAGGTTGA
- a CDS encoding carbohydrate ABC transporter permease, translating into MTLQQPALTATAALARPAQRKDKGRRDRGRLFQEIGMLAPAVVLLAIFLIVPFLLSFWTAMTNQPLVPRPTPVRFIGLTNFLRILKDDLFWTSLWNVSRFTFWILPVQCGLAFATALLLHQKLPFRNFFRGLFFLPAITSMVVVCVIWGTLFQYPTGPLNQVIGFLSGGSIQPIDWLGDPNWAMFSIVLLSAWQAYGFQMIVYLAGLQGIPDELYDAARIDGANAFQRFWHVTMPGLRPTHVFVLVITTIQAFKLYTQVAVLTQGGPKSSTETVVHYMVRTGFEEQKLGLASAVSVILFLIVLVIALLQRQLLRRFDV; encoded by the coding sequence ATGACCTTGCAGCAACCGGCGCTGACCGCGACGGCAGCCCTGGCGCGCCCTGCCCAACGCAAAGACAAGGGACGCAGGGATCGGGGCCGCCTGTTCCAGGAAATCGGCATGCTTGCGCCGGCGGTGGTGCTCTTGGCCATCTTCCTGATCGTGCCGTTCCTCCTGTCGTTCTGGACGGCGATGACCAACCAGCCGCTGGTGCCGCGTCCGACACCTGTCCGCTTCATCGGCCTCACCAACTTCCTGAGGATCTTGAAGGACGACCTGTTCTGGACCTCGCTCTGGAACGTCTCGCGCTTCACCTTCTGGATTCTGCCGGTGCAATGCGGGCTCGCCTTCGCGACCGCCCTGCTGCTGCATCAGAAGCTGCCCTTCCGCAACTTCTTCCGCGGGCTGTTCTTCCTGCCCGCCATCACCTCGATGGTCGTTGTCTGCGTCATCTGGGGAACACTGTTCCAATACCCGACCGGGCCGCTCAACCAGGTGATCGGGTTCCTCTCCGGTGGCAGTATCCAGCCGATCGACTGGCTCGGCGACCCCAACTGGGCGATGTTCTCGATCGTGCTGCTCTCGGCCTGGCAGGCCTACGGCTTCCAGATGATCGTCTATCTTGCCGGCCTGCAGGGCATACCGGACGAGCTCTATGATGCCGCCCGCATCGACGGCGCCAATGCCTTCCAGCGCTTCTGGCACGTGACCATGCCGGGTCTGAGACCGACGCATGTCTTCGTGCTGGTGATCACCACCATCCAGGCCTTCAAGCTCTATACTCAGGTCGCGGTCCTGACCCAGGGCGGACCGAAAAGCAGCACCGAAACCGTGGTGCATTACATGGTGCGAACCGGCTTCGAGGAGCAGAAGCTCGGGCTTGCCTCGGCCGTGTCGGTCATTCTGTTCCTCATCGTTCTCGTTATCGCGCTGCTGCAGCGCCAGCTTCTGAGGCGTTTCGATGTCTGA
- a CDS encoding slipin family protein: MPFIGSLVPLAAALFALLIVIAYAIRILREYERGVVFTLGRFTGVKGPGLILLLPYVQQMVRVDLRTRVLDVPSQDVISHDNVSVRVSAVIYFRVIDAEKSTIQVEDFMAATSQLAQTTLRSVLGKHDLDEMLAERDRLNDDIQKILDVQTDAWGIKVATVEIKHVDINESMIRAIARQAEAERERRAKVINAEGEQQAAAKLLEAAQILARQPQAMQLRYLSTLNVIAGEKNSTIIFPFPMEIAEILSAKTGRSSE, from the coding sequence ATGCCCTTCATAGGAAGTCTCGTCCCGCTCGCCGCGGCGCTGTTTGCCCTGCTGATCGTCATTGCCTACGCGATCCGGATCCTCCGGGAATACGAACGCGGCGTCGTCTTCACGCTCGGCCGCTTCACTGGCGTCAAGGGACCGGGCCTCATCCTGCTCCTTCCTTACGTGCAGCAGATGGTGCGCGTCGACCTCCGCACGCGCGTGCTCGACGTGCCGAGCCAGGACGTCATCTCGCACGACAACGTCTCAGTCCGCGTCAGCGCGGTCATTTATTTCCGCGTGATTGATGCGGAGAAATCGACGATCCAGGTCGAGGATTTCATGGCGGCGACGAGCCAGCTCGCCCAGACGACCTTGCGGTCGGTGCTCGGCAAGCATGATCTCGACGAGATGCTGGCGGAGCGCGACCGGCTGAACGACGATATCCAGAAGATTCTCGACGTGCAGACCGATGCCTGGGGCATCAAGGTCGCGACCGTCGAGATCAAACATGTTGACATCAATGAATCGATGATCCGCGCAATCGCCCGCCAGGCGGAAGCCGAACGCGAGCGGCGCGCCAAAGTCATCAATGCCGAGGGCGAGCAGCAGGCGGCGGCGAAACTGCTCGAAGCGGCGCAGATCCTCGCCCGCCAGCCGCAGGCCATGCAGCTTCGCTATCTCAGCACGCTCAATGTCATTGCCGGCGAGAAGAACTCGACGATCATCTTCCCGTTCCCGATGGAAATCGCCGAAATCCTCTCGGCCAAGACCGGACGCTCCTCGGAATAG
- a CDS encoding ABC transporter ATP-binding protein, with amino-acid sequence MASVTIEQVRKQYGAVPVIHGVSMDIEDGEFVTLVGPSGCGKSTLLRMLAGLEDISGGEIRIGGRVVNDVAPKERDIAMVFQSYALYPHMTVAENMGFALKLKGEGKAAIEKRVREAADILALGPLLDRLPKQLSGGQRQRVAMGRAIVRHPRVFLFDEPLSNLDAKLRVTMRAEIKDLHQRLKTTTVYVTHDQIEAMTMADRIVVMRGGNVEQIGKPLELYDRPANTFVAAFIGSPAMNLFEGSVANGEFVTRNGASLPMPARYQGAAAAIYGIRPEHLALAENGVPATVVVVEPTGSETHVLVKLGSAEANLVLRDRIDLEPGQQVHVAPDLAKLHLFSAQGTRVN; translated from the coding sequence ATGGCATCCGTCACGATCGAACAGGTTCGCAAGCAATACGGCGCCGTGCCGGTAATCCACGGCGTCTCCATGGACATCGAGGATGGCGAGTTCGTCACCCTCGTCGGCCCCTCCGGCTGCGGCAAGTCGACCCTTCTGCGCATGCTCGCCGGGCTGGAGGACATCAGCGGGGGCGAAATTCGCATCGGCGGGCGGGTCGTCAATGACGTCGCGCCGAAGGAGCGGGATATCGCCATGGTGTTCCAAAGCTACGCGCTCTATCCGCACATGACGGTCGCGGAGAACATGGGCTTCGCGTTGAAGCTCAAGGGTGAAGGCAAGGCGGCGATCGAAAAGCGCGTGCGCGAAGCGGCCGACATCCTGGCGCTCGGGCCGTTGCTCGACCGTCTGCCGAAACAGCTTTCCGGCGGCCAGCGCCAGCGCGTCGCCATGGGACGGGCGATCGTCCGCCACCCGCGGGTCTTCCTGTTCGACGAACCGCTGTCGAATCTCGACGCCAAGCTGCGCGTCACCATGCGCGCCGAAATCAAGGACCTGCACCAGCGCCTGAAGACGACGACCGTCTACGTCACCCACGACCAGATCGAAGCGATGACCATGGCGGACCGGATCGTCGTCATGCGCGGCGGCAATGTCGAGCAGATCGGCAAACCGCTCGAGCTTTACGACCGTCCGGCCAACACCTTCGTCGCGGCCTTCATCGGCTCGCCGGCAATGAACCTCTTTGAGGGCTCGGTCGCGAATGGAGAGTTCGTCACGCGCAACGGCGCTTCGCTGCCGATGCCGGCTCGCTATCAGGGCGCAGCGGCGGCCATCTACGGCATCCGGCCGGAACATCTCGCCCTCGCCGAGAACGGCGTGCCGGCGACGGTGGTCGTCGTGGAGCCTACCGGCTCCGAAACGCATGTGCTCGTCAAGCTCGGCTCTGCGGAAGCCAACCTGGTCCTCAGGGACCGGATCGATCTTGAGCCCGGCCAACAAGTGCATGTCGCCCCGGACCTCGCCAAGCTGCATCTGTTTTCCGCGCAGGGAACGCGCGTCAACTGA
- a CDS encoding LacI family DNA-binding transcriptional regulator has translation MTISLSDIAERAGVSVKTVSGALHGGSARMSEETRQRIKEIAEELGYVTNLAARSMRQGWMPLIGVVADELITSPFATEIIRGLDGAARASEMAVFAMTLSGSRDVASVVEEVRRFRPRAIAYAAMYHKTVTLPEEFAGTVGVMINCREASDRVTSLVPDEVGAAHEITSYLIDAGRRNIAFINLPGLLAGDLREIGFRQAMTEAGLDGAGARLLPAVRRATYSDRAPSLVHSHVTELMRGPDRPDAILCGNDRVAMEVYAALRRVRAEIPDDVAVASFDNQVDIASRLDPPLTTMALPHRTMGRMAANILLTNDAVPGEVRKLPFQLVERLSV, from the coding sequence GTGACGATTTCGTTGAGCGACATAGCCGAGCGTGCAGGCGTTTCCGTCAAGACCGTATCGGGTGCTCTTCATGGTGGCTCGGCCCGGATGTCGGAAGAGACGCGGCAGCGGATCAAGGAGATCGCCGAGGAACTCGGCTATGTCACCAATCTCGCCGCACGCAGCATGCGGCAGGGCTGGATGCCGCTGATCGGCGTCGTCGCCGACGAGTTGATCACCTCGCCTTTCGCGACCGAAATCATCCGCGGGCTCGACGGTGCGGCTCGGGCCTCAGAGATGGCCGTCTTCGCGATGACGCTCAGCGGTAGTCGCGACGTTGCTTCGGTGGTGGAGGAAGTCCGCCGCTTCCGCCCGCGGGCGATCGCCTATGCCGCGATGTACCACAAGACCGTCACGCTGCCGGAGGAGTTTGCCGGCACCGTCGGGGTGATGATCAACTGTCGTGAGGCGAGCGACCGCGTCACGTCTCTCGTGCCGGACGAGGTCGGCGCGGCGCATGAGATCACCAGCTACCTGATCGACGCAGGGCGGCGCAACATCGCCTTCATCAACCTGCCGGGCCTGCTCGCCGGCGACCTGCGCGAGATCGGCTTTCGCCAGGCGATGACGGAGGCCGGTCTCGATGGCGCCGGCGCAAGGCTGTTGCCGGCGGTGCGGCGCGCCACCTACAGCGACCGGGCGCCGAGCCTCGTCCACTCCCACGTCACCGAACTGATGCGCGGGCCAGACCGCCCGGATGCAATCCTCTGCGGCAACGACCGGGTTGCGATGGAGGTCTATGCCGCCCTGCGCCGGGTCCGCGCCGAGATCCCGGACGACGTCGCCGTCGCCAGCTTCGACAACCAGGTCGATATCGCCTCGCGCCTCGATCCGCCTTTGACGACCATGGCCCTGCCCCATCGCACGATGGGCCGCATGGCAGCCAACATTCTGCTGACCAATGATGCGGTGCCGGGAGAAGTGCGAAAGTTGCCGTTCCAATTGGTGGAGCGGCTATCCGTATGA
- a CDS encoding ABC transporter substrate-binding protein, protein MGNRLLSLLEASAALGLLMGQAEANTVIQVMHQGDPGWVSTYGDVAKRFEAANPDVDIELIYAPHDAYNEKFSAAVMSKQLPDVMELDAPFLANYVWSGYLQPIKPLIEQDILDDMTESNVAQGTYPIDKELYAVGLTDSSVVLYGNRKYLEAIGARIPKGVDDAWTREEFEGYLDKLSKVEGVKWPIDTFRGYGIKTEWITYAYGPILQSAGCDLIDRKSWKAVGTLDSDPCVDALTMMQRWVNKGWVVPQSSGTNQFFAEGHPAALAFGGHWIYAEAAASMKDDIVVMPLPKFGPKGASPNGTWIWGITTASEHPDIAGKFVSFMLKDKQYRDYAREDSAYPGLKSFAADSPLYSTGGPMAVAFEQASKTAIARPPHPAYPAITSAFMGAVDEIFNGGDVKAALSAAAEKIDEDIEENDGYPPFDEQQ, encoded by the coding sequence ATGGGTAATCGTTTACTTTCACTATTGGAGGCATCGGCGGCCCTGGGTCTGCTGATGGGCCAGGCCGAAGCCAATACCGTCATCCAGGTGATGCACCAGGGCGATCCCGGCTGGGTCTCGACCTATGGCGACGTCGCCAAGCGTTTCGAGGCGGCCAATCCGGACGTCGACATCGAGCTGATCTATGCGCCGCACGACGCCTATAACGAGAAGTTCAGCGCCGCCGTCATGTCCAAGCAGTTGCCGGACGTCATGGAACTCGACGCTCCCTTCCTCGCCAACTACGTCTGGTCCGGCTACCTGCAGCCGATAAAACCTCTGATCGAGCAGGATATCCTCGACGACATGACCGAGTCCAACGTCGCGCAGGGCACCTATCCGATCGACAAGGAGCTTTACGCCGTAGGCCTCACCGACTCCTCCGTCGTCCTCTATGGCAACAGAAAATACCTTGAGGCGATCGGCGCCCGCATTCCGAAGGGCGTGGATGACGCCTGGACGCGGGAGGAATTCGAAGGCTATCTCGACAAGCTCTCGAAAGTCGAGGGCGTCAAATGGCCGATCGACACGTTCCGAGGCTATGGCATCAAGACCGAATGGATCACCTATGCCTATGGTCCGATCCTGCAATCCGCCGGCTGCGACCTGATCGACCGCAAGAGCTGGAAAGCGGTCGGAACGCTCGACAGCGATCCGTGCGTCGATGCGCTGACGATGATGCAGAGATGGGTGAATAAGGGCTGGGTCGTGCCGCAATCCTCCGGCACCAACCAGTTCTTCGCCGAGGGGCATCCGGCCGCGCTGGCGTTCGGCGGCCACTGGATCTATGCGGAAGCCGCCGCCTCGATGAAGGACGACATCGTCGTCATGCCGCTGCCGAAGTTCGGGCCGAAAGGCGCGAGCCCGAACGGCACCTGGATCTGGGGCATCACCACCGCCTCCGAGCATCCCGATATTGCCGGCAAGTTCGTGAGCTTCATGCTGAAGGACAAGCAATATCGCGACTATGCCAGGGAGGATTCCGCCTATCCGGGGCTGAAGAGCTTTGCCGCCGATTCTCCCTTGTATAGCACCGGCGGCCCGATGGCCGTCGCCTTCGAGCAGGCATCGAAGACCGCGATCGCACGGCCGCCGCATCCGGCCTATCCGGCGATCACCTCGGCCTTCATGGGAGCCGTCGACGAGATCTTCAACGGCGGCGACGTCAAGGCCGCGCTCAGCGCAGCGGCAGAGAAGATCGACGAGGACATCGAAGAGAACGACGGCTACCCGCCCTTCGACGAACAGCAGTAA
- a CDS encoding GH32 C-terminal domain-containing protein has product MTSHANPSSLLDGSLKTLSAVLPAGTTIHAWLKAVDAGTPAELRADQEGRDAGRLMARNSEEFEFQSLVIESGGETTLTYDATTTTLSVVYAFSEKEVLETGIRILFTGKANAAPAVPGSYHFRPPFGWMNDPNGFGRFGDKVHLFYQHYPHSLRWNTMHWGHAISDDYLRWRHLPVFLLPAAELSASADGRGGAFSGSAIPLAGEEEEGIRVFFTEQVKDRAPEEQIQLTAVTRDQIAAGPAEVLLPERPAGLDLTLDFRDPYVIKGPDDRWKMLIGSRDHAGGVILLYETVDPAAAGGWTFVGILHREDRFGMTAAECPCIVPVDGPADDPQTRWALIFGLLTSRDPATGRRNITIATVGRFDGRSFTREFEQELDFGTDAYAFQAFVDQSGPVGIAWLANWTEISKKADFPTAMTLPRRVLITDGALSTPPVDAVDSLRKHLIDEARLWSGETVTLGNGAVEIVIDLAAPGAAFDLEFDHPEVELGLRLDQKGLSILYDVPDGKWLPRYIATGARPSTLRIFLDKGSIEVFADNGRWTGTKRLSGFAGVRSARLAAPDGNVTAALIWQLEL; this is encoded by the coding sequence ATGACAAGCCATGCAAACCCTTCCTCGCTTCTCGACGGCAGCCTCAAGACGCTGAGCGCCGTCCTTCCCGCCGGCACGACAATCCATGCCTGGCTGAAGGCCGTCGATGCGGGAACGCCGGCTGAGCTTAGAGCCGACCAGGAAGGACGCGACGCCGGTCGTCTGATGGCTCGCAACAGCGAGGAATTCGAGTTCCAATCGCTGGTGATCGAGAGCGGCGGCGAAACGACATTGACCTATGACGCGACGACGACCACCCTGTCCGTCGTCTATGCCTTTTCGGAAAAGGAGGTGCTCGAAACCGGCATCCGCATCCTCTTCACCGGCAAGGCCAATGCGGCACCCGCCGTTCCCGGCAGCTACCATTTCCGCCCGCCCTTCGGCTGGATGAATGATCCGAACGGCTTCGGCCGCTTCGGCGACAAGGTCCATCTCTTCTACCAGCACTATCCGCACAGCCTGCGCTGGAACACGATGCACTGGGGCCATGCGATCTCCGACGACTATCTCCGCTGGAGGCATCTCCCGGTATTCCTGCTGCCCGCGGCGGAGCTTTCCGCAAGCGCCGACGGCCGCGGCGGCGCTTTCTCCGGCTCGGCAATCCCGCTCGCCGGAGAAGAGGAGGAGGGCATCCGAGTATTCTTCACCGAACAGGTCAAGGACCGCGCGCCGGAAGAGCAGATCCAGTTGACAGCTGTCACCCGCGACCAGATTGCCGCCGGACCCGCCGAGGTCCTTCTTCCCGAGCGTCCGGCAGGCCTCGATCTGACACTCGATTTCCGCGATCCCTATGTGATCAAGGGTCCGGACGACCGCTGGAAGATGCTCATCGGCAGCCGTGACCACGCCGGCGGTGTCATCCTGCTCTACGAGACCGTCGATCCAGCGGCGGCTGGCGGCTGGACCTTCGTTGGCATCCTGCACCGCGAGGACCGTTTTGGCATGACGGCGGCCGAATGCCCGTGCATCGTTCCGGTCGACGGGCCGGCTGACGATCCGCAGACCCGCTGGGCGCTGATTTTTGGCCTCTTGACAAGCCGCGACCCGGCGACCGGCCGCCGCAACATCACGATCGCGACCGTCGGTCGCTTCGACGGCCGGAGCTTCACCAGGGAATTCGAGCAGGAACTCGACTTCGGCACCGACGCCTATGCCTTTCAGGCATTTGTCGACCAGTCTGGGCCAGTCGGCATCGCGTGGCTGGCGAATTGGACGGAGATTTCGAAGAAGGCCGATTTTCCGACCGCCATGACGCTGCCACGCCGCGTGCTGATCACAGACGGCGCTCTGTCGACACCGCCTGTCGACGCCGTCGACAGCCTGCGAAAACACCTGATCGACGAGGCCCGGCTATGGTCCGGCGAAACGGTCACGCTCGGCAACGGCGCCGTCGAGATCGTCATCGACCTTGCGGCCCCAGGCGCGGCCTTCGATCTCGAATTCGACCATCCTGAAGTCGAACTCGGCCTAAGGCTCGACCAAAAGGGCCTGAGCATCCTCTATGACGTTCCGGACGGCAAATGGCTGCCGCGCTACATTGCGACCGGCGCGCGTCCCTCGACACTTCGGATCTTCCTGGACAAGGGATCGATCGAGGTCTTTGCCGACAACGGCCGCTGGACCGGGACGAAGCGCCTGTCTGGCTTCGCGGGCGTCCGCTCGGCACGCCTCGCCGCACCGGACGGCAATGTCACTGCCGCACTGATCTGGCAGCTTGAGCTCTGA
- a CDS encoding siroheme synthase, whose product MHALPPLPSDRASKPQRVAALATLPLFWTLKGKRVVVAGGSDGAAWKTELLAACGAEVHVYASHADLGDGFHDLLGRGAADRDGSFVHHDQTWHDGIFGDAALAIGDCEDDEEAEAFFNAARAAGVPVNVIDKPQFCQFQFGSIVNRSPVVVAISTDGAAPILAQAIRRRIETLLPPAMKRWAGVAQAIRERVNARLQPGAQRRTFWERFVDRAFIETPEEGVETRLMAEVDRLATPRRAVGRVTIVGAGPGDAELLTLKAVRALQAADVILYDERISNDVLELARREARRILVNQRSRDTGAGDGSNAIAALARAGKRVVQLQAGDPASDAETREAAAWLGQRGIPVEIVPGVADRRRGAWENGDAQALVVAGMAEQAHERLRVAGH is encoded by the coding sequence ATGCATGCCTTGCCGCCGCTGCCGAGTGATCGCGCCTCGAAGCCGCAGCGTGTCGCGGCACTGGCGACGCTGCCGCTCTTCTGGACGCTGAAAGGCAAGCGTGTCGTCGTCGCCGGCGGCAGCGACGGCGCCGCCTGGAAGACCGAACTGCTTGCCGCCTGCGGCGCCGAGGTGCACGTCTACGCATCGCATGCGGACCTCGGCGACGGCTTCCACGACCTGCTCGGCCGCGGCGCCGCCGATCGGGACGGCTCCTTCGTGCACCATGATCAGACCTGGCATGACGGGATCTTCGGCGATGCCGCGCTGGCGATCGGCGACTGTGAAGACGACGAGGAGGCCGAAGCCTTCTTCAATGCGGCCCGTGCCGCCGGTGTGCCCGTCAACGTCATTGACAAGCCGCAATTCTGCCAGTTCCAGTTCGGGTCGATCGTCAATCGATCGCCCGTTGTCGTGGCAATCTCGACCGACGGAGCAGCGCCGATCCTGGCGCAGGCGATCCGCCGCCGTATCGAGACGCTGCTGCCGCCGGCGATGAAGCGTTGGGCCGGCGTGGCCCAGGCGATCCGCGAACGGGTGAATGCCCGCCTGCAGCCGGGCGCTCAGCGCCGCACGTTCTGGGAGCGCTTTGTCGATCGGGCTTTCATCGAAACACCGGAGGAGGGTGTGGAGACGCGGCTGATGGCGGAGGTGGATCGTTTGGCGACGCCCCGCCGCGCCGTTGGCCGCGTCACCATCGTCGGCGCCGGACCGGGCGACGCGGAGCTCTTGACGCTGAAGGCGGTCCGCGCCCTGCAGGCCGCCGACGTCATCCTCTACGACGAACGGATCTCCAACGACGTGCTGGAACTCGCTCGGCGCGAGGCCAGGCGCATCCTTGTCAACCAGCGAAGCCGGGATACGGGCGCCGGAGATGGAAGCAACGCGATTGCCGCTCTCGCGAGAGCCGGAAAACGCGTCGTGCAGCTCCAGGCGGGCGATCCGGCAAGCGATGCCGAAACGCGGGAGGCGGCCGCATGGCTCGGCCAACGCGGCATCCCGGTAGAGATCGTCCCCGGCGTCGCCGATCGCCGTCGCGGCGCCTGGGAGAACGGCGATGCGCAGGCGCTCGTCGTCGCGGGCATGGCCGAGCAGGCGCACGAGCGGCTCCGGGTCGCCGGCCATTAG
- a CDS encoding pyridoxamine 5'-phosphate oxidase family protein — protein MFIREMSEAECIAVVTSGRLARLACSKDDRPYVVPIHYAYAGRRLYSFSMPGRKIEWMRVNPHVCRSTCL, from the coding sequence ATGTTCATCAGGGAAATGAGTGAAGCGGAGTGCATCGCTGTCGTGACGTCGGGGCGGCTCGCCAGGCTCGCCTGTTCAAAGGACGACCGGCCCTATGTCGTTCCGATCCATTATGCCTATGCCGGCCGGCGCCTCTACAGCTTCTCCATGCCGGGCCGGAAGATCGAGTGGATGCGCGTCAATCCGCATGTCTGCAGATCGACGTGTTTATAG
- a CDS encoding NfeD family protein, translated as MSRILTLVLFILSAFASPVPPVSAAERVALVLHVNGAISPATAEYLIRGLQRGKDRGVSLVVLQMDTPGGLDTSMRAIIRAILDSPVAVASFVAPSGARAASAGTYILYASHVAAMAPGTNLGAATPIAIGGGLFGGDEESDKDKPAEEGKTDAPKRPASAGEAKLINDAVAYIRGLAELRNRNVDWAEKAVREAASLSSAAAVREKVVDFTAATVEDLLKQAHGRTVRIGQADSRLDTIGLSIEDVLPDWRTRLLSVITDPNVALLLMLVGIYGLIFEFLSPGTVLPGTVGGICLLLGLYALAVLPVSYAGIGLIILGVALLVAEAHAPSFGVLGLGGGVAIVLGAAILFDTDVPGLQVSWPVLGGVAIASLAFSLIVARLAFVSRRHKVATGAEQMIGIFGKVDSWAGANGYVIAHGERWRAVSSDPLGPGEDVMVVGRDGLTLEVERRAKEARRGGV; from the coding sequence ATGTCCCGAATCCTCACCCTTGTTCTGTTCATCTTGTCGGCCTTCGCTTCTCCCGTCCCACCGGTGTCCGCGGCCGAGCGCGTCGCATTGGTGCTGCACGTCAACGGCGCGATCAGTCCGGCGACCGCGGAATATTTGATCCGAGGACTCCAGCGTGGGAAGGATCGGGGCGTGTCACTGGTGGTTTTGCAGATGGATACGCCCGGCGGCCTCGACACCTCGATGCGCGCCATCATCCGGGCCATCCTCGATTCGCCCGTAGCCGTCGCCAGCTTCGTTGCGCCGAGTGGCGCCAGGGCGGCGAGCGCCGGGACCTATATCCTTTACGCGAGCCACGTGGCGGCGATGGCGCCGGGGACCAATCTCGGCGCCGCGACACCGATCGCCATCGGCGGAGGGCTGTTCGGCGGCGACGAGGAAAGCGACAAGGACAAGCCTGCCGAGGAAGGCAAGACCGACGCTCCGAAACGCCCGGCAAGCGCCGGCGAGGCAAAGCTGATCAACGATGCGGTGGCTTATATTCGCGGGCTTGCCGAGCTACGCAATCGCAATGTCGATTGGGCGGAAAAGGCCGTGCGCGAGGCCGCAAGCCTCTCTTCGGCGGCGGCGGTCCGGGAGAAGGTCGTCGATTTCACAGCCGCCACCGTCGAGGACCTGCTGAAGCAGGCCCATGGCCGAACGGTTCGCATCGGCCAGGCCGATAGCCGGCTCGATACGATTGGGCTCTCAATTGAAGACGTGCTTCCCGACTGGCGCACGCGGCTCCTTTCGGTGATCACCGATCCGAATGTCGCGCTGCTGCTGATGCTCGTCGGCATCTACGGCTTGATTTTCGAGTTTCTGTCGCCCGGCACCGTGCTGCCCGGCACGGTCGGCGGCATCTGCCTTCTGCTCGGTCTCTATGCTCTCGCCGTGCTGCCGGTCAGCTATGCCGGTATCGGACTGATCATCCTCGGCGTGGCATTGCTGGTGGCCGAAGCGCACGCGCCGTCCTTCGGCGTGCTCGGGCTCGGCGGTGGCGTTGCCATCGTGCTCGGTGCCGCCATCCTCTTCGATACCGACGTGCCGGGGCTGCAGGTGTCTTGGCCGGTTCTCGGCGGCGTGGCGATCGCGAGCCTCGCCTTCAGCCTCATTGTCGCCCGCCTCGCCTTCGTGTCCCGCCGGCACAAGGTCGCCACCGGAGCCGAGCAGATGATCGGTATTTTTGGCAAGGTCGATAGCTGGGCAGGCGCCAACGGTTACGTCATCGCCCATGGGGAGCGTTGGCGAGCGGTGAGCAGCGATCCGCTAGGCCCCGGCGAGGACGTGATGGTCGTCGGCCGGGACGGCTTGACGCTCGAAGTCGAGCGCCGGGCAAAGGAAGCCAGAAGAGGAGGAGTTTGA